Proteins from a single region of bacterium:
- the ccsB gene encoding c-type cytochrome biogenesis protein CcsB, which produces MSQAMFVQTSWIVYLLSTLVYSINTGFVRSEKAQRAVGAMAYSLLVLGFASHTCYQILRAVDYYHQYRAFNIPAASLFEAINFFAWWVALIYIIAEPLARTRLFGAFVVAIPTVAIVYSMMNEGVRAGMDQPRQLVAALKSPWLNIHVTAMFISYAAFMLSAAFAIYFILRSKFGWGAKAIDSKFSLDDIDTLIYRFVVYGYPFLTFGVFAGAVWADQAWGVYWAWDPKETWALITWLIYTAFLHTRLAWGWKGNKTAMFALVGFLSVLITFLGVNFLVSYFQLESVHAYI; this is translated from the coding sequence ATGTCCCAGGCGATGTTCGTTCAGACGAGCTGGATAGTGTATCTGCTCTCCACGCTCGTCTATTCAATAAACACCGGGTTCGTCAGGAGCGAAAAGGCGCAGCGCGCGGTCGGCGCGATGGCGTATTCGCTTCTCGTCCTCGGTTTCGCGTCCCACACCTGCTACCAGATTCTGCGGGCGGTGGACTACTACCACCAGTACCGCGCGTTCAACATCCCCGCGGCGAGCCTGTTCGAGGCGATCAACTTCTTCGCGTGGTGGGTCGCGCTGATTTACATAATCGCGGAGCCGCTCGCCCGCACGCGGCTGTTCGGCGCGTTCGTGGTGGCGATCCCGACGGTCGCGATCGTCTATTCGATGATGAACGAAGGCGTGCGCGCCGGGATGGACCAGCCGCGCCAGCTCGTCGCGGCGCTAAAGAGCCCGTGGCTGAACATCCACGTGACCGCGATGTTCATAAGCTACGCGGCGTTCATGCTCTCGGCAGCGTTCGCGATCTACTTCATTCTTCGAAGCAAGTTCGGCTGGGGGGCGAAAGCGATTGACTCCAAATTCAGCCTTGACGACATAGACACGCTGATATACAGGTTCGTCGTGTACGGCTACCCGTTCCTGACATTCGGCGTTTTCGCCGGCGCGGTATGGGCCGACCAGGCGTGGGGCGTCTACTGGGCCTGGGACCCCAAGGAAACGTGGGCGCTCATCACCTGGCTGATATACACCGCGTTCCTGCACACCAGGCTTGCCTGGGGATGGAAGGGCAACAAGACCGCGATGTTCGCGCTGGTCGGATTCCTGTCCGTGCTCATCACGTTCCTCGGTGTGAATTTCCTCGTCTCGTACTTCCAGCTCGAAAGCGTTCACGCGTACATCTAG